A window of the Artemia franciscana chromosome 3, ASM3288406v1, whole genome shotgun sequence genome harbors these coding sequences:
- the LOC136025197 gene encoding brachyurin-like — translation MKLFLALLLTVLVASAIATPQWRKYRPRDMSKIKFRTPKVPAHTIKLLNKQEPVAFEVKEQIAKKSFKSVCGQKKIVESKVVGGEEAIPHEFPWQVGLFLDGRSFCGGSLISDQWVLTAAHCTEDITFVDVVLGGHMIRDETEEGRMEITATEYILHPGWNSFTLRDDISLIKLPEPITFTDTYSPVCLPRYSDVDTTFEGVMVTASGWGKDSDNAFGISPVLRKVTVPVLGNQPCDDVYGIITDGHICLETTGGMGVCNGDSGGPLNHERDDGCVETLGVTSFVASAGCESGLPHGYTRNTFYLDWISENTGIAIDA, via the exons GCTATAGCCACTCCACAATGGAGGAAATATCGCCCAAGGGACATGTCAAAAATTAAGTTTAGAACCCCAAAAGTTCCTGCACATACAATTAAGCTTCTGAATAAACAAGAACCAGTGGCTTTTGAAGTGAAGGAGCAAATCGCAAAGAAAAGTTTCAAat CTGTATGCggacaaaagaaaatagttgaATCTAAAGTTGTTGGCGGCGAAGAAGCGATTCCCCATGAATTCCCATGGCAAGTGGGTCTTTTCCTTGATGGAAGAAGTTTCTGCGGTGGCTCTCTAATTTCTGATCAATGGGTATTGACTGCTGCTCATTGTACTGAAGA cataaccTTTGTAGATGTTGTCCTTGGGGGTCATATGATCCGTGATGAAACAGAAGAAGGTCGAATGGAAATCACTGCTACTGAATATATTCTTCACCCAGGATGGAATAGTTTCACCCTTCGTGACGACATTTCCTTGATTAAGCTCCCCGAGCCTATTACATTTACAG ACACCTATAGTCCAGTTTGTCTCCCACGTTACAGCGATGTAGATACTACTTTTGAAGGCGTCATGGTAACAGCCTCTGGTTGGGGAAAAGATTCAGACA ACGCCTTCGGCATTTCACCTGTCCTAAGGAAAGTAACTGTACCAGTTTTGGGTAACCAGCCCTGTGATGATGTTTATGGAATCATTACTGATGGACATATCTGTCTTGAAACTACAGGAGGCATGGGTGTTTGCAAT GGTGATTCTGGTGGCCCACTCAATCACGAGCGTGACGACGGTTGCGTTGAAACCCTAGGAGTTACCTCATTCGTTGCTTCTGCTGGATGCGAATCTGGTCTTCCACATGGGTACACACGAAACACCTTTTATCTCGACTGGATTTCCGAAAATACTGGAATTGCAATTGATGCATAa
- the LOC136025199 gene encoding solute carrier family 25 member 44-like produces the protein MSEKVRTIEWEMMDKRKFIPLNLAGSFALTASAYPFSLVKTRLQVQHGLENYGGAFDAFVKIAKYEGIRGFYKGFLVSCFGLISGTGYIMTYEAMRSFLSKRGIEDSSTRGFIAGGIAALIGRTFANPLEIVTQRMMIMGQRKGINDFVKIPENVIRIKVDKRNALRAILSVISSMAKADGIKGFYRGFFMSLTTTVPAGALWWFFYHNYQGLLEPILTHQVPVVAQQCLAATLGGITTTTLVNPLDLIRTRLQVERTGSIRKTLQVLWKEEKLGIVTKGLSAKLFSTILVSSLSIGGYEVIKRLSVRQEYKKLVAW, from the exons ATGTCTGAGAAAGTAAGAACTATTGAGTGGGAAATGATGGACAAAAGGAAATTTATACCATTAAATCTAGCTGGCTCTTTCGCTCTGACTGCTTCTGCATATCCATTCAGCTTGGTAAAAACCCGATTACAGGTTCAGCATGGACTTGAAAATTACGGCGGGGCATTTGACGCATttgtaaaaattgcaaaatacgAGGGAATACGTGGGTTTTACAAAGGATTTCTTGTGAGTTGTTTTGGATTAATTTCTGGTACTGGTTATATTATGACATATGAGGCAATGCGAAGCTTTCTTTCTAAACGAGGGATAGAAGATTCGTCTACACGTGGATTTATCGCCGGCGGCATAGCCGCTTTGATTGGGAGGACATTTGCCAATCCATTGGAAATAGTTACTCAACGTATGATGATAATGGGGCAAAGAAAAGGGATCAACGATTTTGTCAAGATTCCTGAAAATGTTATAAGAATTAAAGTAGATAAGAGAAATGCATTGCGAGCAATTTTATCTGTGATAAGTAGCATGGCTAAAGCTGACGGAATAAAAGGTTTTTACAGAGGATTTTTCATGTCTTTGACTACAACTGTACCTGCTGGAGCTTTATGGTGGTTTTTCTATCATAACTACCAAG gtttattaGAACCAATTTTAACTCACCAAGTTCCTGTAGTAGCTCAACAGTGTTTGGCCGCCACTTTGGGTGGGATAACTACAACTACGCTGGTAAATCCACTCGACCTTATCCGCACTAGATTGCAG GTGGAAAGAACTGGCTCTATAAGAAAGACCTTACAAGTTTTATGGAAGGAGGAAAAACTGGGAATCGTGACCAAAGGACTATCTGCAAAACTCTTCTCAACTATTCTTGTTAGTTCACTTAGTATTGGTGGATATGAGGTTATAAAAAGACTGAGTGTCCGTCAGGAGTACAAGAAACTAGTGGCCTGGTAA